In Bacillus sp. SB49, a single window of DNA contains:
- the qoxB gene encoding cytochrome aa3 quinol oxidase subunit I, whose protein sequence is MHITDILVTGEPLIYGAMVSIALVSIAIVFVLTYFKKWGWLWREWLTTVDHKKIGIMYILAALLMLFRGGVDALMMRIQLAFPGLGFLDSQHYNEIFTTHGTIMIIFMAMPFLIGLMNIIVPLQIGARDFAFPYLNAVSFWSFAFGAILFNISFVIGGSPDAGWTSYTPLAGAAMSPGPGQNFYLMGLQLSGIGTLGTGINLMVTILKMRAPGMKLFHMPIFTWSTLVTCFIIVFAFPILTVALALLTIDRIFGAQFFTLTGEGLPMMWANLFWMWGHPEVYIVILPAFGIFSEVIAAFAKKRLFGYNAMVWSMIIIALLSFLVWVHHFFTMGAGAFVNSVFSVSTMLIAVPTGVKIFNWLATLYKSKIEITVPMLWSLSFIPSFVLGGVTGVMLGMAAADYQFHNSYFLIAHFHYVLIAGTVFGCFAGLTYWYPKMFGHKMNERLGKWAFWLFFAGFHVCFFPQYFLGLDGMPRRLFITNVVEWLPLNVISTVGAFGMGLGFIVFVYNVYYSYRYAERETSGDSWGHGRTLEWSTTTPVPFYNFATVPYVDRIDPYERMREEGQTTFDESKLKPIHMPSYTGQPIIMMTFLFIGSFGLVFEWMPVAIFGLVGGVIMMIIRSFDYDDGYYVSVDEVKRIERKARGL, encoded by the coding sequence ATGCACATTACTGATATATTAGTCACCGGCGAACCGCTTATTTACGGCGCTATGGTGTCGATTGCACTCGTTTCGATCGCAATCGTCTTCGTATTGACGTATTTCAAGAAATGGGGCTGGCTTTGGCGTGAATGGTTGACTACCGTCGACCATAAGAAAATCGGAATCATGTACATCCTGGCTGCACTGCTCATGTTATTCCGTGGTGGTGTCGACGCCTTAATGATGAGGATCCAGCTTGCTTTTCCAGGGCTTGGATTCCTAGATTCCCAACACTATAATGAAATCTTTACGACACACGGTACGATCATGATCATCTTCATGGCGATGCCGTTCCTTATCGGTTTGATGAACATTATCGTTCCATTGCAAATCGGAGCACGTGACTTCGCGTTCCCTTATTTGAACGCTGTCAGCTTCTGGTCGTTTGCATTCGGAGCTATTCTATTCAACATTTCCTTCGTCATCGGGGGATCACCGGACGCTGGTTGGACAAGTTACACACCGCTTGCAGGTGCGGCAATGAGTCCAGGACCGGGTCAGAACTTCTACTTGATGGGCTTACAGCTCTCGGGTATCGGTACATTGGGTACCGGAATCAACTTGATGGTAACCATCCTTAAGATGCGTGCCCCTGGTATGAAACTGTTCCATATGCCGATCTTCACTTGGTCGACATTGGTTACATGTTTCATCATCGTGTTCGCATTCCCAATCCTTACAGTAGCGCTTGCGCTGCTTACAATCGACCGTATCTTCGGTGCTCAGTTCTTCACATTAACCGGAGAAGGACTGCCGATGATGTGGGCGAACTTATTCTGGATGTGGGGACACCCTGAGGTTTACATCGTTATTCTGCCGGCATTCGGTATCTTCTCCGAAGTCATTGCGGCTTTCGCGAAGAAACGATTGTTCGGTTACAACGCCATGGTTTGGTCCATGATCATTATTGCACTACTAAGTTTCCTTGTTTGGGTACACCACTTCTTCACGATGGGAGCAGGCGCGTTCGTAAACTCCGTCTTCTCTGTATCGACGATGTTGATCGCTGTACCAACAGGGGTTAAAATCTTTAACTGGCTTGCGACATTGTACAAGTCGAAAATCGAAATTACCGTACCGATGCTTTGGTCTCTATCCTTCATTCCGAGTTTCGTACTCGGCGGGGTGACAGGGGTTATGCTCGGTATGGCAGCAGCGGACTACCAGTTCCATAACTCTTACTTCCTGATCGCGCACTTCCACTACGTGCTGATCGCCGGAACAGTCTTCGGTTGTTTCGCAGGTTTGACTTACTGGTATCCGAAGATGTTCGGTCACAAGATGAACGAACGTCTCGGGAAATGGGCATTCTGGTTGTTCTTTGCCGGCTTCCATGTCTGCTTCTTCCCGCAGTATTTCCTAGGTTTGGATGGAATGCCTCGTCGTTTGTTCATCACAAACGTAGTCGAGTGGCTTCCATTGAACGTCATCTCTACTGTCGGTGCATTTGGAATGGGACTTGGTTTCATCGTCTTCGTTTACAACGTTTACTACAGCTACCGCTATGCAGAACGTGAAACAAGCGGCGACTCCTGGGGCCATGGACGTACGCTTGAGTGGTCTACGACAACTCCTGTACCGTTCTATAACTTTGCTACCGTACCATACGTCGATCGTATCGACCCGTATGAGCGCATGAGAGAAGAAGGTCAAACGACATTCGACGAATCGAAATTGAAGCCGATCCACATGCCGAGTTACACCGGGCAGCCGATCATCATGATGACATTCCTGTTCATCGGAAGCTTCGGTCTCGTCTTCGAGTGGATGCCTGTGGCGATCTTCGGTCTTGTTGGTGGTGTGATCATGATGATCATCCGTTCCTTCGACTACGATGACGGTTACTATGTAAGCGTCGATGAAGTGAAACGCATCGAGCGAAAAGCGAGGGGGTTATGA
- a CDS encoding solute:sodium symporter family transporter, with protein MIGIIIFSFLFYTIFVAWYSWFKTRKTNLSSSDGYFLGGRSLTGVVIAGSLILTNLSTEQLVGLNGQGFSETMAVMGWEVTSPLVLILMAFVFLPRYLKSGITTIPDFLEQRYDRKTRQIVSVLFLLGYAVAYLPTVLYSGALVLDSIFSLSSIAGTSQIMTVSIVAAAIGIIGCGYVIFGGLRACAISDTINGIGLIIGGLLIPILALVAIGGGDLVGGFKELIDKNPAKLNAIGNHESSVPWTVLLTGLLFNNLFYWCTNQSIIQRTFAAKNLAEGQKGVLFAGLFKIFGVFFLVLPGIIASFLYGNTLPTGDMAYPTLVSDVLPLALSGFLAAVLFGAILSSFNAALNSSITLFTLDIYQPIFKPEASERELVKAGRFFAGALALVSVLVAPFIIFAPSGLYSYLQEMFGFYNLPIIAMVLVGFFSKYVPASAPKITIIVHLIAYSLSKVFLGHVNFLYVLAILFPLNIFIMVLVGKLKPRITPYVLLDAGKVDLTPWKHAKAFTIFTISLMIAMYVFFSPIGIAESAGGYSPLSVVFMIGSLALLGAVFWFFKRTETRRERVKAGPISPKVTQLHK; from the coding sequence ATGATAGGCATCATCATCTTCAGCTTTCTTTTTTACACCATATTCGTCGCCTGGTATTCGTGGTTCAAAACGCGGAAAACGAATCTTTCCAGTTCAGATGGATATTTTCTGGGAGGGCGCAGCCTGACGGGCGTCGTCATCGCAGGGTCTTTAATATTAACCAATCTTTCGACGGAGCAGCTTGTCGGTTTGAACGGACAAGGGTTTTCGGAAACTATGGCAGTCATGGGCTGGGAAGTGACGAGTCCACTGGTGCTCATCCTGATGGCGTTCGTATTTCTTCCAAGGTATTTGAAGTCCGGCATCACGACCATTCCTGATTTCCTTGAGCAGCGGTATGACAGAAAAACGAGACAGATCGTTTCTGTCCTTTTCCTGCTTGGTTATGCGGTCGCCTATTTACCGACGGTCCTTTATTCTGGAGCGTTGGTGCTGGACAGCATTTTCTCTTTATCAAGCATTGCAGGTACGAGTCAGATCATGACTGTTTCCATCGTGGCGGCAGCAATCGGCATCATCGGCTGCGGTTATGTTATCTTCGGAGGGCTACGGGCTTGTGCAATCAGTGATACCATCAATGGGATCGGTCTCATAATCGGCGGTCTCTTGATTCCGATCCTTGCACTTGTGGCGATCGGCGGAGGAGATCTTGTCGGCGGCTTTAAAGAATTGATCGATAAGAATCCCGCTAAGCTGAACGCAATTGGTAATCATGAATCCTCGGTACCCTGGACGGTGCTGTTGACAGGACTCTTGTTCAATAATCTTTTTTACTGGTGTACGAACCAGTCCATCATCCAGCGGACCTTCGCTGCGAAGAATCTGGCTGAAGGGCAAAAGGGAGTCTTGTTCGCCGGTTTATTCAAGATATTCGGGGTATTCTTCCTCGTCCTGCCGGGAATCATCGCCTCTTTCCTTTACGGGAATACTCTTCCTACAGGGGATATGGCTTATCCGACACTCGTCAGTGATGTCTTGCCGCTTGCACTGTCAGGATTTCTAGCTGCCGTTTTGTTCGGAGCAATCTTAAGCTCGTTCAATGCTGCCTTGAACAGTTCGATTACGTTATTCACGCTTGATATATATCAACCGATTTTTAAACCGGAAGCATCCGAGAGGGAGCTTGTTAAAGCGGGACGCTTCTTCGCAGGAGCACTGGCTCTCGTTTCCGTGCTCGTCGCACCATTTATCATATTTGCACCCTCCGGACTGTACAGTTACTTACAGGAGATGTTCGGATTCTATAACCTGCCGATCATTGCCATGGTCCTCGTCGGCTTCTTCAGCAAATATGTGCCGGCCAGTGCACCGAAGATTACGATCATTGTTCACTTGATCGCCTATTCGTTGAGTAAGGTTTTTCTCGGGCATGTCAACTTCCTTTATGTCCTCGCGATCCTGTTCCCGCTGAACATCTTTATTATGGTGCTGGTAGGAAAACTGAAACCGCGCATCACACCTTATGTTCTTCTCGATGCAGGAAAAGTGGACTTGACCCCTTGGAAACACGCGAAGGCCTTCACCATTTTCACCATTAGTTTGATGATCGCGATGTATGTCTTCTTCTCTCCGATCGGAATCGCAGAATCTGCAGGTGGCTACTCGCCGCTGTCCGTCGTCTTCATGATCGGATCACTCGCGCTGCTTGGAGCCGTCTTCTGGTTCTTCAAGCGAACGGAAACGCGGAGAGAAAGAGTGAAAGCAGGTCCAATTTCTCCGAAAGTGACCCAGCTGCATAAATGA
- the zupT gene encoding zinc transporter ZupT has translation MENVLLAFGLTLFAGLATGIGSVLAFFTSTTNTRFLSLALGFSAGVMIYVSMVEIFFKAQDSLTSALGEVPGKWSTVGAFFGGMLVIALIDRLIPKAGNPHEVKKVEDMKSGGASAVHDPALLKMGTFTALAIAIHNFPEGIATFTAALNDPTLGIAIAAAIAIHNIPEGIAVSVPIYFATGDKKKAFKLSFLSGLSEPLGAILAFLILMPFLNDVMFGVLFAGVAGIMVFISLDELLPASRRYGEAHLSIYGVVAGMAVMALSLLLFI, from the coding sequence ATGGAAAATGTATTATTAGCCTTCGGGCTCACATTATTTGCAGGATTGGCGACCGGGATCGGCAGCGTGCTCGCCTTTTTCACTTCCACGACAAACACAAGGTTCCTATCGCTGGCACTCGGGTTCTCGGCAGGGGTGATGATCTATGTGTCGATGGTGGAAATTTTCTTTAAAGCACAGGATTCGCTGACGAGTGCGCTCGGTGAAGTCCCTGGGAAGTGGTCGACGGTCGGTGCCTTCTTCGGCGGAATGCTCGTCATTGCTCTGATTGACCGCTTGATTCCGAAAGCCGGAAATCCGCACGAAGTGAAGAAAGTCGAAGATATGAAGAGCGGCGGTGCTTCCGCTGTCCATGATCCGGCTCTTCTGAAGATGGGAACTTTCACGGCACTAGCTATAGCGATTCACAACTTTCCGGAAGGGATTGCCACGTTCACAGCCGCGCTTAATGATCCGACGCTTGGGATTGCGATTGCCGCAGCCATAGCAATCCACAACATCCCGGAGGGAATCGCGGTGTCCGTTCCCATTTACTTCGCAACTGGAGATAAGAAGAAGGCGTTCAAGCTTTCCTTCTTAAGCGGGTTATCTGAGCCGCTTGGTGCTATTCTCGCCTTTCTGATTCTCATGCCGTTTCTGAATGATGTCATGTTCGGAGTGTTGTTCGCCGGTGTTGCCGGAATCATGGTCTTCATTTCCCTTGATGAACTGCTTCCGGCTTCGAGACGGTACGGGGAAGCACACTTATCCATTTACGGTGTCGTAGCCGGTATGGCTGTGATGGCGCTCAGCTTATTGCTATTCATCTGA
- the qoxA gene encoding cytochrome aa3 quinol oxidase subunit II, whose protein sequence is MKAKHLRSRWLGLLPLSLVLFLSGCGQMTVLNPKGPVAESQKDLIVYSLWFMLGIVVVVFALFAYMVIKYRDRPGRGDKDYAPNLHGNTAIEVVWTVIPIIIVTLLSIPTVTTLFDLEKPPEPAAGEEAKEPLVVYATAADWKWFFSYPEQDIETVNYLHIPTDRPIEFRLTSADSMSALWIPALGGQKYNMAGMMTKLYLQADEEGVYDGRNSNFNGEGFAAQTFKVHAESEENFNSWVSDIQNESPELTQDQYNDLVKPGLTDKSSYSSTHLEFVDHGTHEGASYVVDRYFDLYGEKLHLGNDEVETQETFD, encoded by the coding sequence ATGAAAGCTAAACATCTGCGTTCTAGATGGCTAGGACTACTTCCACTAAGCCTGGTATTGTTCCTGAGCGGCTGTGGGCAAATGACTGTGCTTAACCCGAAAGGTCCAGTGGCGGAAAGCCAGAAAGATCTAATCGTATATTCCTTATGGTTCATGCTTGGAATTGTCGTGGTTGTTTTTGCACTATTTGCGTATATGGTCATCAAGTACCGCGATCGTCCTGGTCGAGGCGATAAGGACTATGCTCCGAACCTTCACGGTAACACAGCTATTGAAGTTGTTTGGACAGTTATTCCGATCATTATCGTTACATTACTATCGATCCCGACGGTCACTACATTGTTCGACCTGGAGAAACCTCCAGAACCTGCTGCAGGAGAAGAGGCGAAAGAACCTCTGGTCGTTTATGCGACAGCAGCGGATTGGAAATGGTTCTTCAGTTATCCGGAACAGGACATTGAAACAGTGAACTACTTACACATTCCGACGGATCGTCCGATCGAATTCCGATTGACATCCGCAGACTCCATGTCCGCACTTTGGATCCCGGCACTCGGTGGTCAGAAGTACAACATGGCAGGAATGATGACGAAGCTTTATCTTCAGGCAGATGAAGAAGGGGTCTACGATGGACGTAACTCCAACTTCAACGGAGAAGGTTTCGCAGCACAGACGTTCAAAGTTCATGCGGAAAGCGAAGAGAACTTTAACAGCTGGGTCAGCGATATCCAGAACGAGTCTCCGGAACTTACACAGGATCAATACAATGATTTGGTCAAACCTGGTCTGACAGACAAATCATCTTATTCCTCTACGCACTTGGAATTTGTTGATCACGGTACACATGAAGGAGCGTCTTACGTCGTTGACAGATACTTCGATCTTTATGGAGAGAAGCTGCACTTAGGTAACGACGAGGTTGAAACACAAGAAACATTCGATTAA
- the yfkAB gene encoding radical SAM/CxCxxxxC motif protein YfkAB, whose product MSTNMKLQELSPSFDPWEAYMDVKEHGDMTLSNIEFTTTTLCNMRCAHCAVGYTLQSKDPDALPMDLIINRLDEIPHLRTLSITGGEPMMSKKSVDNYVLPLLKYAHERGVRTQINSNLTLPYERYVPIIPYLDVLHISHNWGTIEEFVTTGFARMERKPSEEARRKFFDRMVENSQKLAAEGVMVSAETMLNKRTFPYLESIHDHVKEMKCARHEIHPMYPVDFASALETLSLEEMREGINRLLDHRDEDMWMLFGTLPYYPCSTSDEDLDMLKRLYSAKNVTVRNDPDGRSRLNVNIFSGDIIVTDFGDEPGLGNIQDTKLTDAYQQWMETDTAKSLNCHCPAVECLGPNVLVKNAYYSDIDFQKRKAKISL is encoded by the coding sequence ATGAGTACCAACATGAAGCTTCAAGAACTCTCCCCATCCTTTGATCCTTGGGAAGCTTACATGGATGTAAAGGAACACGGAGACATGACGTTATCCAACATAGAATTTACGACGACGACACTCTGCAACATGCGCTGTGCGCACTGTGCTGTCGGTTATACGCTGCAGTCGAAGGACCCGGATGCCCTGCCGATGGACCTGATCATTAATCGTCTGGATGAAATCCCTCACCTGCGCACCTTGAGCATCACCGGCGGAGAACCGATGATGTCGAAGAAATCGGTCGACAATTATGTCCTGCCACTTCTTAAATATGCCCATGAGCGCGGCGTTCGGACTCAGATTAATTCCAATCTGACGCTGCCGTACGAGCGCTATGTTCCGATCATCCCTTATCTCGATGTGCTACATATTTCTCATAACTGGGGAACGATCGAGGAGTTCGTTACGACCGGCTTCGCCCGCATGGAAAGAAAGCCGTCGGAGGAGGCACGCAGGAAGTTCTTCGACCGGATGGTGGAGAACTCCCAGAAACTCGCCGCAGAAGGCGTCATGGTATCTGCAGAAACGATGCTGAACAAACGGACATTCCCTTATCTGGAATCGATCCATGACCATGTCAAGGAAATGAAGTGCGCCCGCCACGAAATCCACCCGATGTATCCGGTCGATTTCGCTAGCGCGCTTGAAACACTGAGCTTGGAAGAAATGCGGGAAGGTATCAACCGCCTGCTGGATCACCGTGATGAAGATATGTGGATGCTGTTCGGCACGCTGCCCTACTACCCTTGCAGCACTTCCGACGAAGATTTGGACATGCTTAAACGTTTGTATAGTGCAAAGAATGTAACGGTCAGAAATGATCCGGACGGACGTTCCCGCCTGAATGTAAACATCTTCAGCGGCGATATCATCGTGACCGATTTCGGAGACGAACCGGGCCTCGGCAACATCCAGGATACGAAGCTGACGGACGCTTACCAGCAATGGATGGAAACAGACACAGCAAAAAGCCTGAACTGCCACTGCCCCGCTGTCGAATGTCTCGGACCGAACGTACTCGTCAAGAACGCCTACTATTCCGATATCGACTTCCAGAAACGAAAAGCCAAGATCTCCTTATAA
- a CDS encoding GntR family transcriptional regulator, whose product MDRDLAVDKPIFQQIAEKVEAGILDQSITEGERVPSTNEFAKFYQINPATAAKGINLLVDEGIIFKKRGIGMFVAEGARAIVLKKRKTVFYEEYILPLKEEAEKIGLDKEELDRLLGEAGIK is encoded by the coding sequence ATGGATCGTGATTTGGCGGTCGACAAGCCGATATTTCAACAAATAGCGGAAAAAGTCGAAGCAGGCATTTTGGATCAATCGATAACCGAAGGGGAAAGGGTCCCATCAACGAATGAATTCGCCAAGTTCTATCAGATCAATCCCGCGACGGCTGCCAAAGGAATCAATCTGCTGGTGGATGAGGGGATCATATTCAAGAAGAGGGGAATCGGCATGTTTGTTGCAGAAGGTGCGCGGGCTATCGTACTCAAAAAGCGTAAAACGGTTTTCTATGAAGAGTATATTCTTCCTTTGAAGGAGGAAGCAGAGAAAATCGGGTTGGATAAGGAAGAACTGGATCGTCTATTAGGGGAGGCGGGAATCAAATGA
- a CDS encoding YgjP-like metallopeptidase domain-containing protein, producing MQTIVYDDKEIHYDLHKKPDVPFIKIYMDDLNGVQVTAASNKEEARIRAFVEKKAGWIIDRWCGTHEDLYILDAVDFNEEEQRIPYLGRSYKLKIHPEPDSTEASFAFRKGGFAFHFPQEWNEEKRQEAWREQTKAWFKQKAADKLASLAEETSVSIEEDHIRLGRKHKDGIQLNWRLVHRPKETTARTIQDLIEEKAY from the coding sequence ATGCAGACCATTGTATATGATGACAAAGAAATACACTATGACCTACATAAAAAACCGGATGTCCCGTTTATCAAAATTTATATGGACGATTTGAACGGCGTACAGGTGACGGCTGCTTCCAATAAGGAAGAAGCACGGATCCGCGCTTTCGTCGAGAAAAAAGCCGGCTGGATCATCGATCGTTGGTGCGGCACCCATGAAGACTTGTACATCCTCGATGCCGTTGATTTTAACGAAGAGGAACAGCGGATTCCCTACCTTGGCCGCTCCTATAAGCTGAAGATCCACCCGGAGCCGGACTCGACCGAGGCTTCCTTCGCCTTCCGTAAAGGAGGGTTCGCCTTCCATTTCCCACAGGAGTGGAACGAAGAGAAGCGTCAGGAAGCCTGGCGGGAGCAGACAAAGGCATGGTTTAAACAAAAGGCTGCCGATAAGCTCGCCTCCCTTGCAGAGGAAACCTCTGTATCCATCGAAGAGGACCACATCCGTTTGGGACGTAAGCATAAGGACGGCATTCAATTGAACTGGCGGCTCGTCCATCGCCCGAAAGAAACGACCGCCCGGACGATCCAGGACCTGATCGAAGAAAAAGCATACTGA
- the qoxD gene encoding cytochrome aa3 quinol oxidase subunit IV yields the protein MADTSKKVPTSHVIGFLLSVVMTLVAAWAAINSDLPVAVIISGILILALLQAGVQLFMFMHITEKGSGGGHVPWNMMFHGFALAAILVAGSLFTMSFGFQHGEHGDHGDMENMNHEEMNMDSGEHSGH from the coding sequence ATGGCAGATACGTCAAAGAAAGTACCGACTAGTCACGTAATAGGATTCTTGTTATCCGTCGTTATGACGCTTGTCGCTGCTTGGGCAGCAATCAATTCCGACCTTCCAGTTGCAGTGATCATTTCAGGTATTCTGATTCTGGCGCTGCTTCAGGCTGGTGTTCAGTTGTTCATGTTCATGCACATCACAGAAAAGGGCAGCGGTGGCGGTCATGTTCCATGGAATATGATGTTCCACGGTTTCGCTCTTGCTGCGATTCTCGTAGCAGGTTCCTTATTCACGATGTCCTTCGGGTTCCAACACGGGGAACACGGAGACCACGGGGACATGGAAAACATGAATCACGAGGAAATGAATATGGACAGTGGAGAACACAGCGGGCATTAA
- a CDS encoding ABC transporter ATP-binding protein, protein MKIELKNLTKKYGEKTALNGINLTLEENKFYGLLGKNGAGKTTLMQLLAGHTLPTSGEVLVDGQSPFDNRTVLQDICLINETSNFKRRLKIKDVLKIVSMFYPNWSQETADRLMEKFHLHPRTNASGLSKGMESALGIIIGLSSRAKITIFDEPYIGLDAAARYMFYDLLLEEFQEFPRTFLLSTHLIDEVSRLFEEVIMLHNGEIMFHDQAEAMVQKSLKVAGMKEKVDAFTTDKHVLKEQEMMGMKTVWLYGEGYSLEGARNAGLEAEHISMQGIMVHLTELEGVEKNA, encoded by the coding sequence ATGAAAATCGAACTGAAGAACTTGACGAAAAAGTATGGAGAGAAAACGGCGCTGAACGGGATCAACTTGACGCTGGAAGAAAATAAATTCTACGGGCTGCTTGGAAAGAACGGAGCAGGAAAGACGACCTTGATGCAGCTTTTGGCCGGTCACACGCTTCCCACTTCCGGGGAGGTGCTGGTGGATGGGCAGTCCCCGTTTGATAATAGGACGGTGCTGCAGGATATATGCCTGATCAATGAGACGAGCAACTTTAAGCGGCGCCTGAAAATTAAAGATGTGCTGAAGATTGTCTCCATGTTTTACCCGAATTGGTCCCAGGAAACGGCTGACCGCCTCATGGAGAAATTCCACCTGCACCCACGCACGAACGCCAGCGGACTTTCCAAAGGAATGGAATCAGCGCTTGGAATCATCATCGGTCTGTCTTCAAGGGCGAAGATTACGATATTCGACGAACCGTATATCGGACTCGACGCAGCTGCCCGGTATATGTTTTATGACTTGTTGCTGGAAGAATTTCAAGAATTTCCGCGTACGTTTCTGCTTTCGACGCACTTGATTGATGAGGTAAGCCGGCTGTTTGAAGAGGTAATCATGCTTCATAATGGTGAAATCATGTTTCATGATCAGGCGGAAGCGATGGTTCAGAAGAGCTTGAAGGTCGCCGGCATGAAAGAAAAGGTGGATGCTTTCACCACGGATAAGCATGTATTAAAAGAGCAGGAAATGATGGGGATGAAAACGGTGTGGTTGTATGGAGAGGGCTATTCGCTTGAAGGCGCCAGAAATGCCGGGCTTGAAGCGGAGCATATTTCCATGCAGGGCATCATGGTTCATTTGACGGAACTCGAAGGGGTGGAGAAGAATGCTTAG
- the qoxC gene encoding cytochrome aa3 quinol oxidase subunit III — translation MAAEELKTGPLEYRTQEGQMSILGFWIFLGAEVVLFSTLFATYAVLFGRTADAPTPGELFEPGIVLIMTFLLLVSSFTCGLAIHQMRKGNVKGMTLWMIITLALGLGFLGFEIFEFFHYTHEGATLQSAAFWSAFFVLAGTHGLHVTLGIGWAIGLLIQLRKRGLTTKTSRKFFIVSLYWHFLDVVWIFIFTAVYLIGMVV, via the coding sequence ATGGCTGCAGAAGAATTGAAAACAGGTCCATTAGAATACCGGACGCAAGAAGGACAGATGAGTATTCTCGGATTTTGGATTTTCCTTGGAGCCGAAGTCGTACTTTTCTCTACGCTGTTCGCAACGTATGCCGTCCTATTCGGCCGTACAGCTGATGCACCGACACCTGGTGAGTTGTTCGAGCCAGGCATCGTGTTAATCATGACGTTCCTGCTTTTGGTGAGTAGTTTCACGTGTGGACTTGCGATTCACCAAATGCGTAAAGGGAATGTCAAAGGCATGACGTTATGGATGATCATAACGCTTGCCCTTGGTTTAGGATTCCTTGGATTCGAAATCTTCGAGTTCTTCCATTATACGCACGAAGGCGCGACACTGCAGTCGGCTGCCTTCTGGTCAGCATTCTTCGTCCTTGCCGGAACCCACGGGCTTCACGTAACCCTTGGTATCGGATGGGCGATCGGACTTCTGATTCAACTAAGAAAACGCGGACTTACAACTAAGACAAGTCGAAAATTCTTTATCGTCAGTTTGTACTGGCACTTCCTGGACGTTGTGTGGATCTTCATCTTCACAGCTGTCTATCTGATAGGGATGGTGGTCTAG